A genomic stretch from Streptomyces venezuelae ATCC 10712 includes:
- a CDS encoding CocE/NonD family hydrolase encodes MEVPVSRAVPRSRKVLALVAGAAALAAPLALAAPASGAETAAGAYTVTPLRFTVQAGGRSCAVDADLYRPAGVDAEHPAPAVLATNGFGGSKNDGSTDAIGKAFAERGYVGLVYSGLGFGKSGCLISLDAPETDGRAAARLVDFLAGALAADDGTRADFVTRDGAGDPRVGMIGGSYGGAVQLATASVDPRVDALVPLITWNDLAYSLAPNAADRDTPGVFKWQWANGFYLMGEGQPLLVPSLDPSRINSLGCLHFVTDACDTVRLLNSGRYPKAATDKMLAYARSVSPVSYVDRITAPTLLVQGQADTLFNLNEARATYDRLRERGVDTRMIWQSWGHSGGQKPGELDLGQGNLESSYVGQRILGWFDRYLRKNTAADTGPAFAWYREGQSGYGTADGVPALSQRLYLSGDGKLVDNRAKVAEGSRRYSNWLVPTSHSESSLAGTIGLPDPRPYDTPGTYLGWTTAPLTAPVDLVGAPKATLKVDSPAAERVQDSGDAADKLVLFAKLYDVAPDGTKTLVNRLVAPVRVPDVTRPFTVELPAVVHRYETGHRLELVIAASDTAYSGNRGVKPVTVASTPDDTGTLELPLVQGTVG; translated from the coding sequence ATGGAGGTCCCTGTGTCCCGTGCCGTGCCCCGATCCCGCAAGGTCCTCGCGCTCGTGGCCGGCGCGGCCGCGCTCGCCGCGCCCCTGGCGCTCGCCGCCCCCGCGAGCGGCGCCGAGACCGCCGCCGGCGCCTACACCGTGACCCCGCTGCGGTTCACCGTCCAGGCGGGCGGCCGGAGTTGTGCCGTCGACGCCGACCTCTACCGGCCGGCCGGAGTGGACGCCGAGCACCCCGCGCCCGCCGTCCTCGCCACGAACGGCTTCGGCGGCAGCAAGAACGACGGCTCCACCGACGCCATCGGCAAGGCCTTCGCCGAGCGCGGCTACGTGGGCCTCGTCTACTCGGGCCTCGGCTTCGGCAAGTCCGGCTGCCTGATATCGCTCGACGCTCCGGAGACCGACGGCCGCGCCGCCGCCCGGCTCGTCGACTTCCTCGCCGGCGCCCTGGCCGCCGACGACGGCACCCGCGCCGACTTCGTCACCCGCGACGGCGCCGGCGACCCGCGCGTCGGCATGATCGGCGGCTCGTACGGCGGCGCGGTGCAGCTCGCCACCGCCTCCGTCGACCCCCGCGTCGACGCCCTCGTCCCGCTCATCACCTGGAACGACCTCGCGTACTCCCTCGCCCCCAACGCCGCCGACCGCGACACCCCGGGCGTCTTCAAATGGCAGTGGGCCAACGGGTTCTATCTGATGGGCGAGGGTCAGCCGCTCCTCGTCCCCTCCCTCGACCCCAGCCGGATCAACTCGCTCGGCTGTCTGCATTTCGTCACGGACGCCTGCGACACCGTGCGGCTCCTCAACTCCGGCCGCTACCCGAAGGCCGCGACCGACAAGATGCTCGCCTACGCCCGCAGCGTCTCCCCGGTCTCGTACGTCGACCGGATCACCGCCCCCACGCTCCTCGTCCAGGGCCAGGCCGACACCCTGTTCAACCTCAACGAGGCACGGGCCACCTACGACCGGCTGCGCGAGCGCGGCGTCGACACCCGGATGATCTGGCAGTCCTGGGGTCACAGCGGCGGTCAGAAGCCCGGCGAACTCGACCTGGGGCAGGGTAACCTGGAGAGCAGCTACGTCGGGCAGCGGATCCTCGGATGGTTCGACCGGTACCTGCGGAAGAACACGGCCGCGGACACCGGCCCGGCCTTCGCCTGGTACCGCGAAGGGCAGAGCGGCTACGGCACGGCCGACGGCGTCCCCGCGCTCAGCCAGCGCCTGTACCTCTCCGGCGACGGCAAGCTCGTCGACAACCGCGCCAAGGTCGCCGAGGGGTCCCGCCGGTACAGCAACTGGCTGGTCCCGACGAGCCATTCGGAGTCCTCGCTCGCCGGGACGATCGGACTGCCCGACCCCCGGCCGTACGACACCCCGGGGACCTACCTCGGCTGGACCACCGCCCCGCTCACCGCCCCCGTCGACCTCGTCGGCGCCCCGAAGGCCACCCTGAAGGTGGACTCCCCGGCGGCCGAGCGGGTCCAGGACTCCGGCGACGCCGCCGACAAGCTGGTGCTCTTCGCCAAGCTCTACGACGTCGCCCCCGACGGCACGAAGACCCTGGTCAACCGGCTCGTGGCGCCGGTGCGGGTGCCCGATGTCACCCGCCCCTTCACCGTCGAACTGCCCGCCGTCGTCCACCGCTACGAGACCGGCCACCGGCTGGAGCTGGTGATCGCCGCGAGCGACACGGCGTACTCCGGCAACCGAGGAGTCAAGCCGGTGACCGTCGCCAGCACCCCCGACGACACCGGGACCCTCGAACTGCCCCTGGTCCAGGGCACGGTGGGCTGA
- a CDS encoding S66 peptidase family protein: protein MTRPERLRPGARVAVVAPSGPVPEERLRAGLDVLRGWDLDPVVAPHVLDTHPTLGHLAGADRDRARDLTEAWCDPTVSAVLCARGGFGAQRMVDLVDWRAIREAGPKAFVGYSDVTALHEALAVRAGFATLHGPMVAAGTFLSDPRTRESLRATLFEPESVLTLGLETARALVPGRARGVTFGGCVSLLAADLGTRHGRPSARGGLLLIEDVGEEPYRLDRILTQLLRSGHLDGVAGIGLGSWVECGPYEEVRAVLVDRLGGLGVPVVEEMGFGHSETALTMPLGISGTLDAERGTLTLDVPALR, encoded by the coding sequence CTGACCCGGCCCGAGCGGCTGCGCCCCGGCGCCCGGGTCGCCGTCGTCGCCCCCAGCGGGCCCGTCCCCGAGGAGCGGCTGAGGGCCGGGCTCGACGTCCTGCGCGGCTGGGACCTCGATCCGGTCGTCGCCCCGCACGTCCTGGACACCCACCCCACCCTCGGCCATCTCGCGGGCGCCGACCGCGACCGGGCCAGGGACCTGACCGAGGCCTGGTGCGACCCCACGGTCTCCGCCGTCCTCTGCGCGCGCGGCGGATTCGGGGCACAGCGCATGGTCGACCTCGTCGACTGGCGGGCGATCCGGGAGGCCGGCCCCAAGGCGTTCGTCGGGTACAGCGACGTCACCGCCCTGCACGAGGCCCTCGCCGTCCGGGCGGGGTTCGCCACCCTGCACGGCCCGATGGTCGCCGCGGGGACCTTCCTCTCGGACCCGCGGACCCGGGAGTCGCTGCGCGCCACCCTGTTCGAGCCGGAATCGGTCCTGACCCTCGGCCTGGAGACGGCACGGGCCCTGGTGCCGGGGCGGGCCCGGGGCGTCACCTTCGGCGGCTGCGTCAGCCTCCTCGCCGCCGACCTCGGCACCCGGCACGGCAGACCGTCCGCCCGGGGCGGGCTGCTGCTCATTGAGGACGTGGGGGAGGAGCCGTACCGACTCGACCGCATCCTCACCCAACTCCTGCGCTCCGGACACCTCGACGGGGTCGCGGGCATCGGGCTCGGCTCCTGGGTGGAGTGCGGCCCCTACGAGGAGGTACGCGCCGTCCTCGTCGACCGCCTCGGCGGCCTCGGGGTGCCGGTCGTGGAGGAGATGGGCTTCGGCCACAGCGAGACGGCGCTGACCATGCCCCTCGGGATCAGCGGCACCCTCGACGCGGAGCGGGGCACCCTCACCCTCGACGTACCCGCCCTGCGCTGA
- a CDS encoding GntR family transcriptional regulator: MAVSGQRRRPVVALYERIADAVHDGTYPPGSTLPSEPKLAAELGVSRPALREALLLLQEDGLLTVRRGVGRTVNDRPPRRGFEHVQALEELIGPGAPLRVRALLRTVEEPTDFTTQHLLAPARAELRFWESVLTGEGTAAALSHEWAAADELLDRVHPEFARALRATDTEARAATAAGGAVRGPGPAVSMLSVLLGASRETALSAHSGITATLLGRRRGEQLGRPADTPAVLVTQVVRVGETPVLAAKHMLPTGAPALPVLQSH, translated from the coding sequence GTGGCGGTCAGCGGACAGCGGCGGCGACCGGTCGTCGCGCTCTACGAGCGCATCGCGGACGCCGTCCACGACGGCACCTATCCCCCGGGCTCCACGCTGCCCTCCGAGCCGAAGCTCGCGGCGGAGCTTGGGGTGAGCAGGCCCGCGCTGCGCGAGGCCCTGCTGCTGCTCCAGGAGGACGGGCTCCTGACCGTACGGCGCGGGGTCGGCCGCACGGTCAACGACCGGCCGCCCCGGCGCGGTTTCGAGCACGTCCAGGCCCTGGAGGAGCTGATCGGGCCGGGGGCGCCGCTGCGGGTGCGGGCGCTGTTGCGGACGGTCGAGGAGCCGACCGACTTCACCACCCAGCACCTGCTCGCCCCGGCCCGCGCCGAGCTGCGGTTCTGGGAATCGGTGCTCACCGGGGAGGGCACGGCGGCGGCGCTGAGCCACGAGTGGGCGGCGGCCGACGAGCTCCTGGACCGGGTCCACCCCGAGTTCGCGCGGGCCCTGCGGGCGACGGACACGGAGGCCCGGGCGGCGACGGCCGCGGGTGGCGCGGTGCGCGGGCCCGGGCCCGCCGTCTCGATGCTCTCGGTCCTGCTCGGAGCCTCGCGCGAGACGGCCCTGAGCGCCCACAGCGGCATCACGGCGACGCTGCTCGGGCGTCGGCGCGGGGAACAGCTCGGCCGGCCCGCGGACACCCCGGCCGTACTCGTCACCCAGGTGGTGCGGGTGGGTGAGACCCCGGTCCTGGCCGCCAAGCACATGCTCCCGACGGGGGCGCCCGCCCTGCCCGTGCTCCAGTCGCACTAG
- a CDS encoding lipopolysaccharide assembly protein LapA domain-containing protein: MSPKETTRTPDGGRSRLAGAFTPGRIGMILLAAITLVFIFENTREVRIRLLIPEVTMPLYLALLAAALLGAACGYYAAARRRK, translated from the coding sequence ATGAGTCCCAAGGAGACGACACGGACACCCGACGGGGGCAGGTCCCGGCTCGCCGGGGCCTTCACCCCCGGCCGGATCGGGATGATCCTGCTCGCGGCCATCACCCTGGTCTTCATCTTCGAGAACACCCGCGAGGTCAGGATCAGGCTCCTGATCCCCGAGGTGACCATGCCGCTCTACCTGGCCCTGCTGGCCGCCGCGCTCCTCGGCGCCGCCTGCGGCTACTACGCCGCGGCCCGGAGGCGGAAGTGA
- a CDS encoding adenosine deaminase — protein sequence MHLSDNPATPAAATVSEWIRRAPKAVLHDHLDGGLRAATIVELARECGYTALPTEDPAALAVWFRDAADSGSLERYLETFAHTCAVMQTRGALTRIAAECAEDLAADGVVYAEIRYAPEQHLEGGLTLDEVVEAVNEGFREGERRAGGRITVRTLLTGMRHTDRSLEIARLTVAHRDNGVAGFDIAGGEIGNPPARHLPAFQHLKRENCHFTIHAGEAVGAESIHEAVQVCGTERIGHGVRITDDIAEDGTLGRLASYVRDNRIALEVCPTSNLQTGAAKDYASHPIDELRRLGFRITLNTDNRLVSGTTMSEEFQHMVDAFGYGPEVFEEFTVAALEAAFLPLPERQRLIDEVVRPGYAAL from the coding sequence ATGCACTTGTCTGACAACCCTGCCACGCCTGCCGCCGCCACCGTCTCCGAGTGGATCCGCCGGGCCCCCAAGGCCGTCCTCCACGACCACCTCGACGGCGGGCTGCGCGCCGCGACCATCGTCGAGCTGGCACGGGAGTGCGGCTACACCGCGCTGCCGACCGAGGACCCGGCCGCGCTCGCGGTCTGGTTCCGCGACGCCGCCGACTCCGGCTCGCTCGAGCGCTACCTGGAGACCTTCGCCCACACCTGCGCGGTGATGCAGACCCGCGGGGCGCTCACGCGCATCGCGGCCGAGTGCGCCGAGGACCTGGCGGCGGACGGTGTCGTCTACGCCGAGATCCGCTACGCCCCCGAGCAGCACCTGGAGGGCGGCCTGACCCTCGACGAGGTCGTCGAGGCCGTGAACGAAGGCTTCCGCGAGGGCGAGCGCCGCGCCGGCGGCCGGATCACCGTCCGCACCCTCCTCACCGGCATGCGCCACACCGACCGCTCCCTGGAGATTGCGCGGCTCACCGTCGCGCACCGGGACAACGGCGTGGCCGGCTTCGACATCGCCGGCGGCGAGATAGGCAACCCGCCGGCCCGCCACCTCCCCGCCTTCCAGCACCTGAAGCGGGAGAACTGCCACTTCACGATCCACGCGGGCGAGGCCGTCGGCGCGGAGTCGATCCACGAGGCCGTGCAGGTCTGCGGCACCGAGCGGATCGGCCACGGCGTGCGGATCACGGACGACATCGCCGAGGACGGCACGCTGGGCCGGCTGGCCTCGTACGTCCGGGACAACCGGATCGCCCTGGAGGTCTGCCCGACCTCCAACCTCCAGACCGGCGCCGCGAAGGACTACGCCTCGCACCCGATCGACGAGCTGCGCCGCCTGGGCTTCCGGATCACGCTCAACACCGACAACCGGCTGGTCTCCGGCACCACCATGAGCGAGGAGTTCCAGCACATGGTGGACGCCTTCGGGTACGGCCCCGAGGTGTTCGAGGAGTTCACGGTCGCCGCCCTGGAGGCCGCCTTCCTGCCGCTGCCGGAGCGGCAGCGGCTGATCGACGAGGTCGTCCGCCCGGGGTACGCGGCGCTCTGA
- a CDS encoding LysR family transcriptional regulator: protein MERHEIEAFLTLAEELHFRRTSERLGLAQGRVSQTIKKLERRFGVALFERTSRHVALTPAGRQLRDDLLPVQEQLRRAVDRVKAAGRGVTEVLHVGYSSPMVAELLLKAADVFRARCPGCEVEIHEVQLFESFGPIRSGRLHLQVSEGPVDEPDLTLGPVLFSERRVLMVPAGHAFARRASVSLEDLAETTLVAVEGDQPPYWVDRHYPRHTPGGRPIARISTTYWTEVLNLVGRGKGVSPACEGASRYYARQDVAWVPFSDAEPIEYGAFWPTGTENARTRAFTDTVREVAGVTA from the coding sequence GTGGAGCGACACGAGATCGAGGCATTCCTCACGCTGGCCGAGGAGTTGCACTTCCGCCGCACCTCCGAGCGGCTCGGACTGGCCCAGGGGCGGGTCAGCCAGACCATCAAGAAGCTGGAGCGCCGCTTCGGCGTGGCGCTGTTCGAACGCACCAGCCGGCATGTCGCCCTGACCCCGGCGGGCCGGCAGCTGCGGGACGACCTGCTGCCCGTCCAGGAGCAGTTGCGGCGGGCCGTCGACCGCGTGAAGGCCGCGGGGCGGGGCGTGACGGAGGTCCTCCACGTCGGCTACTCGAGCCCCATGGTCGCGGAGCTGCTCCTGAAGGCGGCCGACGTGTTCCGCGCCCGGTGTCCGGGCTGCGAGGTGGAGATCCACGAGGTCCAGCTCTTCGAATCCTTCGGACCGATCAGGAGCGGCCGGCTGCACCTCCAGGTCAGCGAGGGCCCGGTGGACGAGCCCGACCTCACCCTCGGCCCGGTCCTGTTCTCCGAACGCCGCGTGCTGATGGTCCCCGCCGGCCACGCCTTCGCGCGACGCGCGTCGGTGTCCCTGGAGGACCTCGCGGAGACCACGCTCGTCGCCGTCGAGGGGGACCAGCCGCCGTACTGGGTGGACCGCCACTATCCCCGGCACACCCCGGGCGGCCGGCCCATCGCGCGGATCTCCACGACGTACTGGACGGAGGTGCTGAACCTCGTCGGCCGCGGGAAGGGCGTCTCGCCCGCCTGCGAGGGCGCGAGCCGCTACTACGCCCGGCAGGACGTGGCCTGGGTGCCGTTCAGCGACGCGGAGCCCATCGAGTACGGGGCGTTCTGGCCGACGGGCACCGAGAACGCCCGGACCCGCGCCTTCACCGACACCGTCCGCGAGGTGGCGGGCGTCACGGCCTAG
- a CDS encoding prolyl oligopeptidase family serine peptidase — MTTTTAAYGSWPSPVDAALAAAHDGRPEYPGVVGDELWWTEPRPAEGGRRALVRRRADGTEEGVLPAPWNVRSRVIEYGGLPWAAVPRPAGGPLLVFCHFPDQRLYAYEPDAGPDATPRPLTPVSGTGGGLRWVDPVIHRERGEVWCVLEEFTGPSPTDVRRVIAAVPLDGSAAEDRAAVRELSDDGHRFVTGPRLSPDGRRAAWIAWDHPRMPWDGTEVQLAEVTPDGTFHGATTVAGGPAESIPQVDWDAAGRLLLVSDRTGWWNLYRAELDPRGGLGEQAALCPRAEEFGGPLWKIGLNWFAPLENGLIAVVHGKGTTSLGILDPERGALVDAAGPWTEWAPTLAAHGTRAIGVAAGPHSSYELVELDTRTGRTRVVGAAHTDAVDPAHHPEPRVRTFTGPGGREIHAQIYPPHHPGFTGPPDELPPYVIWAHGGPTGHAPLVLDLEITYFTSRGIGVAEVNYGGSTGYGREYRERLREQWGVVDVEDCAAVAAALAAEGTADPARLAVRGGSAGGWTTAASLVATDVYACGTIIYPILDLRGWATDETHDFESQYLHGLIGSIDEVPARYKERSPIEHVDRVTAPFLLLQGLDDVICPPAQAERFLTRTAGRGVPHAYLAFEGEGHGFRRADTMVRALEAELALYARVFGITRTDVPDLEYRT, encoded by the coding sequence ATGACCACGACCACGGCCGCCTACGGCAGCTGGCCGTCACCCGTCGACGCGGCGCTCGCCGCCGCCCACGACGGGCGGCCCGAGTACCCCGGCGTCGTCGGCGACGAACTGTGGTGGACGGAGCCCCGCCCCGCCGAAGGCGGCCGGCGGGCCCTGGTCCGGCGGCGCGCCGACGGCACCGAGGAGGGCGTGCTGCCCGCCCCGTGGAACGTCCGCAGCCGCGTCATCGAGTACGGCGGCCTCCCCTGGGCCGCGGTGCCCCGCCCGGCCGGCGGCCCGCTCCTGGTGTTCTGCCACTTCCCCGACCAGCGGCTCTACGCGTACGAGCCCGACGCCGGCCCCGACGCCACGCCCCGGCCCCTCACCCCCGTCTCCGGCACCGGCGGCGGACTGCGCTGGGTGGACCCGGTGATCCACCGGGAGCGGGGCGAGGTGTGGTGCGTCCTGGAGGAGTTCACCGGACCCTCGCCCACCGACGTCCGCCGGGTGATCGCCGCCGTACCGCTCGACGGCTCGGCCGCCGAGGACCGCGCTGCCGTCCGCGAACTCTCCGACGACGGCCACCGGTTCGTCACCGGGCCCCGGCTCTCCCCGGACGGACGACGGGCTGCCTGGATCGCCTGGGACCACCCCCGGATGCCCTGGGACGGCACCGAGGTCCAGCTCGCCGAGGTCACCCCCGACGGCACCTTCCACGGGGCCACGACCGTCGCGGGCGGCCCCGCCGAGTCGATCCCGCAGGTCGACTGGGACGCGGCCGGACGGCTGCTCCTCGTCAGCGACCGGACCGGCTGGTGGAACCTCTACCGGGCGGAACTCGACCCGCGCGGCGGACTCGGCGAACAGGCCGCCCTCTGCCCTCGCGCAGAGGAGTTCGGCGGCCCGCTCTGGAAGATCGGCCTCAACTGGTTCGCCCCTCTGGAGAACGGGCTGATCGCCGTCGTCCACGGCAAGGGGACCACCTCCCTCGGCATCCTCGACCCGGAGCGCGGCGCCCTCGTCGACGCCGCGGGGCCCTGGACCGAATGGGCCCCCACGCTCGCCGCCCACGGCACCCGGGCGATCGGCGTCGCCGCCGGCCCCCACAGCTCCTACGAACTCGTCGAACTCGACACCCGCACCGGCCGCACCCGCGTGGTCGGCGCCGCGCACACCGACGCCGTCGACCCCGCCCACCACCCCGAGCCCCGCGTCCGTACGTTCACCGGACCGGGCGGCCGGGAGATCCACGCCCAGATCTATCCGCCCCACCACCCCGGATTCACCGGCCCGCCGGACGAGCTGCCGCCGTACGTGATCTGGGCGCACGGCGGACCCACCGGCCACGCCCCGCTCGTCCTGGACCTGGAGATCACCTACTTCACCTCACGGGGCATCGGGGTCGCCGAGGTCAACTACGGCGGCTCCACCGGCTACGGCCGGGAGTACCGGGAGCGGCTGCGCGAACAGTGGGGCGTCGTCGACGTCGAGGACTGCGCCGCCGTCGCGGCGGCGCTCGCCGCCGAGGGCACCGCCGACCCCGCCCGGCTCGCCGTGCGCGGCGGCAGCGCGGGCGGCTGGACGACCGCCGCCTCCCTCGTCGCCACCGACGTGTACGCCTGCGGCACGATCATCTACCCCATCCTCGACCTGCGGGGCTGGGCCACCGACGAGACCCACGACTTCGAGTCCCAGTACCTCCACGGCCTCATCGGATCGATCGACGAGGTGCCCGCCCGCTACAAGGAGCGCTCACCGATCGAGCACGTCGACCGGGTCACCGCGCCCTTCCTGCTCCTCCAGGGCCTCGACGACGTCATCTGCCCGCCCGCCCAGGCCGAGCGCTTCCTCACCCGCACGGCCGGCCGGGGCGTCCCGCACGCCTACCTCGCCTTCGAGGGCGAGGGCCACGGCTTCCGCAGGGCGGACACCATGGTGCGCGCCCTCGAAGCCGAACTCGCCCTGTACGCACGCGTCTTCGGTATCACCCGGACGGACGTGCCCGACCTGGAGTACCGGACGTGA
- a CDS encoding DUF6204 family protein has protein sequence MGTQHTYRVIVRGTFDGLSEESRTRLLAEVDAHGLTAMQFTEEGSLAYDRTLKHFSYRLVVVSDAEDGEEMAGALAEDRVETALRELGHGYKALRSTVTDLDTMKINYKR, from the coding sequence ATGGGCACGCAGCACACCTACCGGGTCATCGTGCGCGGCACGTTCGACGGTCTGTCGGAGGAGAGCCGGACCCGGCTGCTCGCCGAGGTGGACGCGCACGGGCTGACCGCGATGCAGTTCACGGAGGAGGGCTCGCTGGCCTACGACCGGACGCTGAAGCACTTCTCGTACCGGCTGGTCGTCGTCTCCGACGCCGAGGACGGCGAGGAGATGGCGGGCGCGCTCGCGGAGGACCGGGTGGAGACCGCGCTCCGGGAACTCGGCCACGGGTACAAGGCGCTGCGCTCCACGGTGACCGACCTCGACACGATGAAGATCAACTACAAGCGCTGA
- a CDS encoding DUF5107 domain-containing protein, translated as MTTVRRAVLTLPAAPLGPDNPLPALRTPAGAGGHAVDASTLAELPRDMARGIGRSPLRSLLPAPVRDGYGRERIPTDLDTIVIENDRLRVTVLPGLGGRVHSLHHKPTGRELLYRNPVFQPAAFALNGAWFSGGVEWNIGATGHTTLSCAPLHAATVRAPDGGPMLRLWEWERLRDLPFQVDLWLPEGSDFLYVGVRIRNPHERPAPVYWWSNIAVPEDRRVLVPADAAWHHGYERGLRRVPVPASEDGTDRSYPRGSSHAADWFYDLPEGQRRWIAALDGDGTGLVQTSTDPLRGRKLFVWGTGRGGRRWQEWLTEPGTPGYAEIQAGLARTQLEHLELAGGAEFSWLEAYGPLAADPATVLGEDWAAARADVERTLAGALPRAAVDTAYTAWREGAADTAPDEVLATGSGWGALEVLRGGHELPGTPFPESTIGPDQEPWRELLRTGVLPPPAEGAAPGAPLVAAPWRDMLETAPADPSTEYHLGIAQWHAGDRAQAVRSWERGLKEATVRWPLLYCLAVADREDGHPDRAAERFTEAFTSHEAQDRSGQDRSGRDRSGRDGAGNDGAGGDGAGTDRPVRAPVARHGADPAPGDTVAAALAREAIEALLAVGRPDRARALWSRLPEPARRRGAFRLLEARLLLAEGRRDEARAVFDAGFEVADLSEGAEILGEIWARLTDEPLPDAYEFRMRPS; from the coding sequence ATGACGACCGTACGACGAGCCGTACTGACGCTGCCCGCCGCCCCGTTGGGCCCGGACAACCCGCTGCCCGCCCTGCGGACCCCCGCCGGCGCCGGGGGCCACGCGGTCGACGCGTCGACCCTCGCGGAGCTCCCGCGCGACATGGCCCGCGGTATCGGCCGCTCCCCGCTGCGCAGCCTGCTGCCCGCACCCGTGCGCGACGGGTACGGTCGCGAGCGCATCCCCACGGACCTCGACACGATCGTGATCGAGAACGACCGGCTCCGGGTGACGGTGCTGCCCGGCCTCGGCGGCCGCGTCCACTCCCTCCACCACAAGCCCACCGGTCGCGAACTCCTCTACCGCAACCCGGTGTTCCAGCCCGCCGCCTTCGCCCTCAACGGCGCCTGGTTCTCCGGCGGCGTCGAATGGAACATCGGGGCCACCGGCCACACCACCCTGTCCTGCGCGCCGCTCCACGCGGCCACCGTCCGCGCCCCCGACGGCGGGCCGATGCTCCGGCTCTGGGAGTGGGAGCGGCTGCGTGACCTGCCCTTCCAGGTCGACCTCTGGCTCCCGGAGGGCTCCGACTTCCTGTACGTCGGGGTCCGGATCCGCAACCCCCACGAGCGCCCCGCCCCCGTCTACTGGTGGTCGAACATCGCCGTCCCCGAGGACCGCCGGGTCCTCGTCCCCGCCGACGCGGCCTGGCACCACGGCTACGAACGCGGCCTGCGCCGCGTCCCCGTGCCCGCGTCCGAGGACGGCACGGACCGCTCGTACCCGCGCGGCAGCTCCCACGCGGCCGACTGGTTCTACGACCTGCCCGAGGGGCAGCGCCGCTGGATCGCCGCCCTCGACGGCGACGGCACCGGCCTCGTCCAGACCTCCACCGACCCGCTGCGCGGCCGCAAGCTCTTCGTGTGGGGCACCGGGCGCGGCGGCCGGCGCTGGCAGGAGTGGCTGACGGAGCCCGGCACCCCCGGGTACGCCGAGATCCAGGCCGGGCTCGCCCGCACCCAGCTGGAACACCTGGAACTCGCGGGCGGCGCCGAGTTCAGCTGGCTGGAGGCGTACGGACCGCTCGCCGCCGACCCCGCCACCGTCCTCGGCGAGGACTGGGCCGCCGCCCGCGCGGACGTCGAGCGCACCCTCGCGGGGGCGCTGCCCCGGGCCGCCGTCGACACGGCGTACACCGCCTGGCGGGAGGGGGCCGCCGACACCGCGCCGGACGAGGTCCTGGCGACCGGATCGGGCTGGGGAGCCCTTGAAGTCCTGCGCGGGGGACACGAGTTGCCCGGCACGCCCTTCCCCGAGTCGACGATCGGCCCCGATCAGGAGCCCTGGCGGGAGCTGCTCCGCACCGGCGTCCTGCCGCCCCCGGCCGAGGGCGCCGCACCGGGCGCGCCGCTGGTCGCCGCGCCGTGGCGGGACATGCTGGAGACCGCCCCGGCCGACCCCTCCACCGAGTACCACCTGGGCATCGCCCAGTGGCACGCCGGTGACCGGGCCCAGGCCGTACGGAGCTGGGAGCGGGGCCTCAAGGAGGCCACCGTGCGCTGGCCGCTGCTGTACTGCCTGGCCGTCGCCGACCGGGAGGACGGCCACCCGGACCGCGCGGCCGAACGCTTCACGGAGGCCTTCACCAGCCACGAGGCGCAGGACCGGAGCGGGCAGGACCGGAGCGGGCGGGACCGGAGCGGGCGCGACGGGGCCGGGAACGACGGGGCCGGGGGCGACGGGGCCGGGACGGACCGGCCCGTGCGGGCCCCGGTAGCGCGGCACGGCGCGGACCCGGCCCCGGGGGACACCGTGGCCGCCGCCCTCGCCCGCGAGGCGATCGAGGCGCTCCTCGCCGTCGGCCGGCCCGACCGCGCACGGGCCCTGTGGTCCCGGCTCCCGGAGCCGGCCCGCCGACGCGGTGCCTTCCGGCTGCTCGAAGCCCGGCTGCTGCTCGCCGAGGGCCGGCGGGACGAGGCCCGTGCCGTCTTCGACGCGGGATTCGAGGTCGCGGACCTGAGTGAGGGCGCGGAGATCCTCGGCGAGATCTGGGCCCGGCTCACCGACGAACCCCTGCCGGACGCCTACGAGTTCAGGATGCGCCCGAGCTGA